From Glycine soja cultivar W05 chromosome 4, ASM419377v2, whole genome shotgun sequence, the proteins below share one genomic window:
- the LOC114409609 gene encoding cellulose synthase A catalytic subunit 7 [UDP-forming]-like, translated as MEASAGLVAGSHNRNELVVIHGHEEPKALKNLDGQVCEICGDGVGLTVDGDLFVACNECGFPVCRPCYEYERREGSQLCPQCKTRYKRLKGSPRVEGDDDEEDVDDIEHEFNIDEQTNKHGQVAEAMLHGKMSYGRGPEDDENSQFPTPVIAGGRSRPVSGEFPLSSNVYGDQMLSSSLHKRVHPYPVSEPGSARWDEKKEDGWKDRMDDWKLQQGNLGPEPDEDPDAAMLDEARQPLSRKVPIASSKINPYRMVIVARLVILAFFLRYRLMNPVHDALGLWLTSIICEIWFAFSWILDQFPKWFPIDRETYLDRLSIRYEREGEPNMLAPVDVFVSTVDPMKEPPLVTANTVLSILAMDYPVDKISCYISDDGASMCTFESLSETAEFARKWVPFCKKFSIEPRAPEMYFSEKIDYLKDKVQPTFVKERRAMKREYEEFKVRINALVAKAQKVPQGGWIMQDGTPWPGNNTKDHPGMIQVFLGSSGGLDTEGNQLPRLVYVSREKRPGFQHHKKAGAMNALVRVSAVLTNAPFMLNLDCDHYVNNSKAAREAMCFLMDPQTGKKVCYVQFPQRFDGIDTHDRYANRNTVFFDINMKGLDGIQGPVYVGTGCVFRRQALYGYNPPKGPKRPKMVSCDCCPCFGSRKKYKEKSNANGEAARLKGMDDDKEVLMSQMNFDKKFGQSSIFVTSTLMEEGGVPPSSSPAALLKEAIHVISCGYEDKTEWGLELGWIYGSITEDILTGFKMHCRGWRSIYCMPKRAAFKGTAPINLSDRLNQVLRWALGSIEIFFSHHCPLWYGFKEKKLKWLERFAYANTTVYPFTSIPLVAYCILPAVCLLTDKFIMPPISTFAGLYFVALFSSIIATGILELKWSGVSIEEWWRNEQFWVIGGVSAHLFAVIQGLLKVLAGIDTNFTVTSKATDDEEFGELYTFKWTTLLIPPTTILIINIVGVVAGISDAINNGYQSWGPLFGKLFFSFWVIVHLYPFLKGLMGRQNRTPTIVVIWSVLLASIFSLLWVRIDPFVLKNKGPDTKLCGINC; from the exons ATGGAAGCCAGCGCTGGACTGGTCGCTGGGTCACATAACCGCAATGAGCTAGTTGTCATTCATGGCCATGAAGAG CCCAAGGCTTTGAAGAACTTGGATGGGCAAGTGTGTGAGATTTGTGGTGATGGCGTGGGACTCACGGTGGATGGAGATTTGTTTGTGGCTTGCAATGAGTGTGGTTTTCCAGTGTGCAGGCCTTGCTATGAGTATGAAAGGAGAGAAGGAAGCCAGCTTTGCCCACAGTGCAAAACCAGATACAAGCGTCTCAAAG ggagcccccgagtggagggagatgatgatgaagaggatGTGGATGATATTGAGCATGAATTCAATATTGATGAGCAAACGAACAAGCATGGGCAGGTTGCAGAAGCCATGCTTCATGGGAAGATGAGCTATGGAAGAGGTCCTGAAGATGATGAGAATTCCCAGTTCCCAACACCTGTCATTGCTGGTGGTCGTTCCAGGCCT GTAAGTGGGGAGTTCCCATTATCATCTAACGTTTATGGGGATCAGATGTTATCTTCTTCACTGCATAAAAGAGTGCATCCATATCCAGTGTCTGAACCTG GAAGTGCAAGATgggatgaaaagaaagaagatggaTGGAAAGATAGAATGGATGACTGGAAATTGCAGCAAGGCAATTTGGGGCCAGAACCCGATGAAGATCCAGATGCAGCCAT GTTAGATGAAGCAAGACAACCACTGTCAAGGAAAGTACCAATAGCATCCAGCAAAATCAATCCATATAGAATGGTGATTGTGGCACGTCTTGTTATTCTTGCTTTCTTCCTCAGATATAGACTCATGAACCCAGTACATGATGCACTGGGGCTATGGCTAACCTCTATCATATGTGAAATCTGGTTTGCTTTTTCATGGATTCTGGATCAGTTTCCCAAATGGTTTCCCATTGATAGAGAGACCTACCTTGACCGTCTTTCCATCAGGTATGAGCGTGAAGGTGAACCAAACATGCTTGCTCCTGTAGATGTTTTTGTTAGTACTGTGGatcccatgaaggaacctcctCTGGTTACAGCAAACACTGTTCTTTCAATCTTAGCCATGGATTACCCGGTTGATAAGATATCATGCTACATTTCTGATGATGGAGCTTCAATGTGTACATTTGAGTCCTTATCAGAAACTGCAGAGTTTGCTAGGAAGTGGGTACCGTTTTGTAAGAAATTTTCCATAGAACCTCGGGCACCTGAGATGTACTTCAGTGAGAAGATTGACTACCTAAAGGACAAAGTGCAACCCACCTTTGTTAAGGAGCGCCGAGCTATGAAG AGGGAATACGAAGAGTTTAAGGTTAGGATCAATGCACTTGTTGCAAAGGCCCAGAAAGTTCCTCAGGGAGGATGGATCATGCAGGATGGGACACCATGGCCAGGGAACAACACTAAGGATCATCCTGGTATGATTCAAGTATTTCTTGGTAGCAGTGGGGGTCTTGATACCGAAGGAAACCAGCTTCCTCGTCTTGTTTATGTTTCCAGAGAGAAAAGGCCTGGCTTTCAACACCACAAGAAAGCTGGTGCCATGAATGCTCTG GTTCGGGTATCTGCCGTTCTCACAAATGCTCCTTTCATGCTAAACTTGGATTGTGATCACTATGTCAATAACAGCAAGGCTGCCCGAGAGGCCATGTGCTTTTTGATGGACCCCCAAACTGGGAAGAAGGTCTGCTATGTCCAGTTTCCTCAAAGATTTGATGGTATTGATACACATGATCGTTATGCCAACAGGAACACAGTTTTCTTTGAT ATTAACATGAAAGGTCTAGATGGTATTCAAGGTCCTGTATATGTGGGGACTGGATGTGTTTTCAGGAGGCAAGCTTTGTATGGCTATAATCCTCCCAAGGGTCCCAAGCGTCCAAAAATGGTAAGCTGTGACTGCTGCCCGTGTTTTGGAAGCCGCAAGAAGTATAAGGAGAAGAGTAATGCAAATGGAGAGGCTGCAAGACTAAAAG GGATGGATGATGACAAAGAGGTGCTGATGTCCCAAATGAATTTTGATAAGAAATTTGGACAATCCTCTATTTTTGTGACTTCTACCTTGATGGAAGAGGGTGGTGTGCCTCCTTCTTCAAGTCCAGCTGCCCTGCTTAAAGAAGCCATTCATGTGATCAGCTGTGGATATGAAGATAAAACTGAATGGGGACTTGAG CTTGGTTGGATCTATGGATCTATCACAGAAGACATTCTAACAGGTTTTAAGATGCATTGCCGTGGGTGGAGGTCCATTTATTGTATGCCAAAGAGAGCTGCATTCAAGGGTACTGCTCCTATCAACTTGTCAGATCGTCTCAACCAGGTTCTTCGTTGGGCACTTGGTTCCATTGAGATTTTCTTCAGTCACCATTGCCCTCTGTGGTATGGCTTCAAGGAAAAGAAGCTAAAGTGGCTTGAGAGATTTGCCTATGCAAACACGACTGTTTATCCATTCACCTCCATTCCTCTAGTTGCCTATTGTATTCTTCCAGCAGTTTGCTTGCTTACTGACAAATTCATCATGCCACCG ATTAGCACCTTTGCTGGTTTGTACTTTGTTGCTCTCTTCTCCTCAATCATTGCAACTGGTATTCTTGAGTTGAAATGGAGTGGAGTGAGCATTGAGGAATGGTGGAGAAATGAGCAGTTTTGGGTCATTGGTGGTGTATCAGCTCACCTCTTTGCTGTGATACAAGGTCTGCTAAAGGTTCTGGCTGGAATTGACACTAACTTTACTGTTACATCCAAGGCAACAGATGATGAAGAGTTTGGAGAATTGTATACCTTTAAGTGGACTACTCTCTTGATTCCTCCAACCACTATCTTGATCATTAACATTGTTGGTGTTGTTGCTGGAATCTCAGATGCCATAAACAATGGGTATCAATCCTGGGGACCACTGTTTGGAaagcttttcttttccttctggGTGATTGTCCATCTCTATCCATTCCTTAAAGGTTTGATGGGTCGACAAAACCGCACACCCACCATTGTAGTGATTTGGTCAGTCCTATTGGCCTCTATTTTCTCCTTACTATGGGTAAGAATTGATCCATTTGTCCTTAAGAATAAGGGACCTGATACCAAGCTGTGTGGAATCAACTGCTAA